A window from Mangifera indica cultivar Alphonso chromosome 2, CATAS_Mindica_2.1, whole genome shotgun sequence encodes these proteins:
- the LOC123207412 gene encoding LOW QUALITY PROTEIN: peroxidase 57-like (The sequence of the model RefSeq protein was modified relative to this genomic sequence to represent the inferred CDS: substituted 1 base at 1 genomic stop codon) yields the protein MGNKCSFLLLLFILFPLALAQLKVGFYSSTCPRAESIIRQIVTKRFSTTPSVTAALLRMHFHDCFVRGCDASILIDSTNTTKSEKDAGANQTVRDYELIDEAKLALEKECPSTVSCADIITLATREAVALSKGPFYAVPTGRRDGLIXNPDEVFLPGPTISVSDAINVFAAKNLTVNDMVTLLGGHTVGVTHCSFFEDRLSNFQGTNAPDPTMDPALMAQLKRICSGNNDPTAFLDQGTPFVLDNQFYNQTLFKRGVMQIDQRLASDKYTSGIVTSFASNNAAFRLRFAKAMIKMGSIEVLVGNAGQIRQNCRVVDQGKPSSGKQEQGKPKKQVDQPKPKKQKSKTKQQKSKSKKNPKNGEILK from the exons ATGGGAAACAAGTGCTCCTTTCTTCTCTTGCTCTTCATTCTTTTTCCACTTGCATTGGCGCAATTGAAGGTTGGTTTTTACAGCTCTACTTGTCCAAGAGCTGAATCAATCATTCGCCAAATAGTTACCAAGCGATTCAGCACAACTCCTTCAGTAACGGCTGCCCTCCTTCGCATGCATTTTCATGATTGCTTTGTTAGa GGTTGCGACGCATCAATTCTTATAGACTCAACTAATACCACGAAATCAGAAAAAGATGCAGGTGCCAACCAGACTGTTCGAGATTACGAGCTCATTGACGAGGCCAAGCTGGCCCTAGAGAAGGAATGCCCTTCGACCGTCTCTTGTGCAGATATTATAACTCTCGCCACCCGCGAAGCAGTGGCTCTCTCCAAAGGGCCCTTTTACGCAGTGCCTACTGGAAGGCGCGACGGTCTTATATAAAATCCTGATGAAGTTTTCTTACCAGGCCCAACTATAAGTGTTTCTGATGCAATCAATGTTTTTGCTGCCAAAAACTTAACTGTAAATGATATGGTAACCCTTTTGGGAGGTCACACTGTTGGTGTTACTCATTGTAGCTTCTTCGAAGATCGGCTTTCAAATTTTCAGGGAACCAATGCTCCTGATCCAACCATGGATCCTGCTTTGATGGCCCAGCTCAAGAGGATTTGCAGCGGAAATAATGACCCGACTGCATTTTTGGACCAAGGCACACCGTTTGTGTTAGATAATCAATTCTACAATCAGACCCTTTTCAAGAGAGGAGTTATGCAGATTGACCAGCGACTTGCTTCAGATAAATATACTTCTGGAATTGTTACTAGCTTTGCATCAAATAATGCTGCATTTAGGCTGAGATTTGCCAAGGCCATGATTAAAATGGGGAGCATCGAAGTTCTTGTTGGAAATGCTGGACAAATTAGGCAAAATTGTAGAGTTGTCGACCAGGGCAAACCAAGTTCGGGAAAGCAGGAACAAGGGAAACCGAAGAAACAAGTCGATCAGCCCAAACCcaagaaacaaaaatcaaagACGAAACAGCAGAAGTCCAAGTCTAAGAAGAATCCGAAAAATGGGGAAATTTTAAAGTGA